A DNA window from Haliovirga abyssi contains the following coding sequences:
- a CDS encoding DUF4280 domain-containing protein has translation MENINNSTKITDKELLVFSNLTNLDWQFTELMKINKDGSKSFFKLKDLLTPKSFIRFDDKNQEDWKYIYIPNAYNKSIEELTEKDTSIGYENMRRKAGLGMECIEDISGKGKELKGWEVIYGGDQYKVISDFKDSLYDGMCEMVGKDNKSNRPKLYPTREEIEKTKEKQAKLKIAMTVVDVASNLIPIGVNLKFAEEGVESGFKLLEKSVKKDILEGSEKAILSLVPTGSQIKDISTAINKGGGKNWALSAVSTGGLLGKNIGGVKDKKLVGRLEKELTEKEYKELKEKEKSGTQEISLIRKFNMSNTDFKVLVLKKEKEIVIAYKGSKNDEKEILPDEMDVLQLVYSKIKYENKDSNIRFVGLNEGGDLSGLSGLLYGEKGAVFYSKDSNIKDYVEFTYDDIDKKYKNAGEITVETVKNISIGVAYELIGGVLLGTGVLPGLIALGIGAAIGVLFNLLKDSNYKRVYNGLKEIGYITEKGDVIGEVAENRLEIEDKDGKKIKLKESDFIYLLKETSGEILNKERVEINKKKDNSEAILDCNMKNYKLENIGEGYKIKSKNLILYNTLISSGGYSITPGVYSTNFSNEIIIIYNELLSKWEKEELNKKEKKEFEEFYNTISNVEKNYFVNLLQIIKNIQDNYKINKNLIEYIYKTKSNKLKKSSNYPEEVLKEYSFECKFATYLNEEGELVEEYSDDYIVNLLLSDFLSSKIKMSKSNYRGYDELEWKFDDNKINKLKEEILKLDITLDEFGNSEDLKSYLLKELNPFDKKEIGNRLDNIDISKYYKVKNIGFDKVEIQFKFSDRKDIFGKYIVGKLIGLDFSIKVSIAEGYNNYNQLKGSYEDKKESSGEISILSNTNNRKSFNEEKMTEYIKIDEFELGTDIKNQIEIEDFLEELELKSEKAIETIIKENKKSYKDRIKKLSKDGKIYIEIQRKEDKILSVIYVYKISSFFGHFKNPTVTIYYGEFGEEWNILEIEEYKRKDYGIDLLDKNIILGSIKKEKNIDEKGYEFKIMPISTYEYSKEDKWQQECIYLKYNNGNKERLGENISYVKEDGEKYYYEDKKKNSYIYDLENSELEIVYGKNYGEKLLIKEFRNEDYGIDLGVGYGVLFGSKDRTGMSSNKGIKYNIVNGAPLIVNMNTLGKGMVIIDKKDISEDEIKSEESFVKSKLKTEDTQLLMKLCKKGLRYQLLADKAGRIYLYDLGDDKLTILIRKDVKDTSVKLYEEKLIIRDFYKIEIWNYKNGDYNISLPIELEERYGHRAKEVYEVKKGDTLYEISEKYLGLGSKWRKLLNKKGQSFTKDEAKRLQIGTKVYIPYKLGENIGFTKIDIDGKGVGKDIDFADEINRYLYKDRDGNIFEKLPLYRKVLIKSSKEANKIIKIDNFKEGNHGIWLELEPPYILKNGKISNGVREEELSKVKEIEENSYIKLDERIENGFLFIQSDELLSLKTKAENEKEEEEKEKAEEAVAENEKSESKKRERKKDKDGSSSSGASQSLMGIKYVCQGAKLKCPFGSSSGSLTVMQNMKVTIGGQLVATMMDNKPMANISPFGQCKSMANPQVAAATAAANGKLQPMPCIPQVVAPWSNPHQKVTIGYIPVLTDKSMCSCMWAGMITISKPGQEKVKG, from the coding sequence ATGGAAAATATTAATAATTCAACAAAAATAACAGATAAAGAATTACTGGTTTTTAGTAATTTAACAAATTTGGATTGGCAATTTACAGAATTAATGAAAATTAATAAAGATGGGTCAAAAAGTTTTTTCAAACTAAAAGACCTACTAACGCCAAAATCATTTATAAGATTTGATGATAAAAATCAAGAAGATTGGAAATATATTTACATACCAAATGCATATAATAAATCAATAGAAGAATTAACAGAAAAAGATACATCTATTGGTTATGAAAACATGAGAAGAAAAGCAGGCTTAGGAATGGAATGTATAGAAGACATATCAGGAAAAGGAAAAGAATTAAAAGGTTGGGAAGTAATCTATGGAGGAGATCAATATAAAGTAATATCAGATTTTAAAGATAGCTTATATGATGGAATGTGTGAAATGGTAGGAAAAGATAATAAATCAAATAGACCAAAGTTATATCCCACAAGAGAAGAGATAGAGAAAACAAAAGAAAAACAAGCAAAATTAAAAATAGCAATGACAGTAGTAGATGTAGCAAGCAATCTAATACCAATAGGAGTAAATTTAAAATTTGCAGAAGAGGGAGTAGAAAGCGGTTTTAAATTATTAGAAAAGAGTGTCAAAAAAGATATATTAGAAGGAAGTGAAAAAGCAATATTAAGTTTAGTCCCAACAGGTAGCCAAATAAAGGATATATCAACAGCAATAAATAAAGGCGGAGGAAAAAATTGGGCATTATCTGCTGTATCAACAGGAGGATTATTAGGAAAAAATATAGGGGGAGTTAAGGATAAAAAATTAGTAGGGAGATTAGAAAAAGAGCTAACAGAAAAGGAGTATAAAGAGTTAAAGGAAAAAGAGAAGTCAGGAACACAAGAAATAAGCTTAATAAGAAAATTTAATATGTCAAATACAGATTTTAAAGTATTAGTATTGAAAAAAGAAAAAGAGATAGTAATAGCATATAAAGGTAGCAAAAATGATGAAAAAGAGATACTACCAGATGAAATGGATGTATTGCAATTAGTATATAGTAAAATAAAATATGAAAATAAGGATAGCAATATAAGATTTGTAGGATTAAATGAAGGAGGAGATTTATCAGGATTAAGTGGATTATTATATGGAGAAAAAGGAGCAGTATTTTATTCAAAAGATTCAAATATAAAAGATTATGTAGAATTTACATATGATGATATAGATAAGAAGTATAAAAATGCAGGAGAGATAACAGTAGAGACAGTAAAGAATATAAGTATAGGAGTAGCATATGAATTAATAGGAGGAGTACTATTAGGGACAGGAGTATTACCAGGATTAATAGCTTTAGGAATAGGAGCAGCAATAGGAGTATTATTTAATTTATTAAAAGATTCAAACTACAAACGAGTATATAATGGATTAAAAGAGATAGGATATATAACAGAAAAAGGAGATGTAATAGGAGAAGTTGCAGAAAACAGACTGGAAATAGAAGATAAAGATGGGAAGAAAATAAAGTTAAAAGAATCAGATTTTATCTATTTATTAAAGGAGACATCAGGAGAAATATTAAATAAAGAAAGAGTAGAAATAAATAAAAAGAAAGATAATTCAGAAGCAATATTAGATTGTAATATGAAAAATTATAAATTGGAGAATATAGGAGAAGGTTATAAAATAAAGAGTAAAAATTTAATATTATACAATACATTAATTTCCTCAGGAGGCTATTCAATTACTCCAGGAGTTTATTCAACTAATTTTTCTAATGAGATAATAATAATATATAATGAATTATTATCAAAGTGGGAAAAAGAAGAATTGAATAAAAAAGAGAAAAAGGAGTTTGAAGAATTTTATAATACAATAAGTAACGTAGAGAAGAATTATTTTGTAAATTTATTACAAATAATAAAAAACATACAAGATAACTATAAAATCAATAAAAACCTAATAGAATATATCTATAAAACAAAATCAAATAAATTGAAAAAAAGTTCAAATTATCCAGAAGAAGTGTTAAAAGAGTATTCGTTTGAATGTAAATTTGCCACTTACTTAAATGAAGAAGGAGAATTAGTAGAAGAATATAGCGATGATTATATAGTAAATTTATTATTAAGTGATTTTTTATCTTCTAAGATAAAAATGAGTAAATCAAATTATAGAGGGTATGACGAATTAGAGTGGAAGTTTGACGATAATAAGATAAACAAATTAAAGGAAGAGATATTAAAATTAGATATAACATTGGATGAATTTGGTAATTCAGAAGATTTAAAGAGTTATTTATTAAAAGAATTGAATCCTTTTGATAAAAAAGAGATAGGAAATAGATTAGATAATATAGATATAAGTAAATATTATAAAGTTAAAAATATAGGATTTGATAAAGTAGAGATACAATTTAAATTTTCAGATAGAAAGGATATTTTTGGTAAATATATAGTTGGAAAATTAATAGGGTTAGATTTTAGTATAAAAGTTTCAATAGCAGAAGGTTATAATAATTACAACCAACTAAAAGGAAGCTACGAAGATAAAAAAGAATCAAGTGGAGAAATAAGTATATTATCAAATACAAATAATAGAAAGAGTTTTAATGAAGAAAAAATGACAGAATATATAAAGATAGATGAATTTGAATTAGGAACAGATATAAAAAATCAAATTGAAATAGAAGATTTTTTAGAGGAATTAGAATTGAAATCAGAGAAAGCAATAGAAACTATAATAAAAGAAAATAAAAAAAGTTACAAAGATAGAATAAAAAAGTTATCAAAGGATGGGAAAATATATATAGAGATACAACGTAAGGAAGATAAAATATTAAGTGTAATATATGTATATAAAATAAGTAGTTTTTTTGGACATTTTAAAAATCCAACAGTAACAATATATTATGGAGAATTTGGAGAAGAGTGGAATATATTAGAAATAGAAGAATATAAAAGGAAAGATTATGGGATAGACTTATTAGATAAAAATATAATTTTAGGCTCAATAAAAAAAGAGAAAAATATAGATGAAAAAGGATATGAATTTAAAATAATGCCAATATCGACTTATGAATATTCAAAAGAAGATAAATGGCAACAAGAATGTATTTATTTGAAATATAATAATGGTAATAAAGAAAGATTAGGAGAAAATATAAGTTATGTAAAAGAGGATGGAGAAAAATATTATTATGAAGATAAGAAAAAGAATAGCTATATATATGATTTAGAAAATAGTGAATTGGAAATAGTCTATGGAAAAAATTATGGAGAAAAATTATTAATAAAAGAATTTAGAAATGAAGATTATGGAATAGATTTAGGGGTAGGATATGGAGTGCTGTTTGGTAGTAAAGACAGAACAGGAATGAGCTCAAATAAAGGGATAAAATATAATATAGTAAATGGAGCACCATTAATAGTAAATATGAATACATTGGGAAAAGGAATGGTAATAATAGATAAAAAAGATATATCAGAAGATGAAATAAAATCAGAAGAAAGTTTCGTAAAATCAAAATTAAAAACAGAAGATACACAATTATTGATGAAGTTATGCAAAAAAGGATTAAGATATCAATTATTAGCAGACAAAGCAGGGAGAATATATCTTTATGATTTAGGAGATGATAAATTAACAATATTAATAAGAAAAGATGTTAAAGATACATCAGTAAAATTATATGAAGAAAAATTAATAATAAGAGATTTCTATAAAATAGAGATATGGAATTATAAAAATGGAGATTATAACATATCATTACCAATAGAACTAGAGGAGAGATATGGTCATAGAGCAAAAGAGGTATATGAGGTAAAAAAAGGAGATACGTTATATGAGATATCAGAAAAATATTTAGGATTAGGTTCAAAATGGAGAAAGTTATTAAATAAAAAAGGACAGTCATTTACAAAAGATGAAGCTAAAAGATTGCAAATAGGAACAAAAGTATATATACCATATAAATTAGGAGAAAACATAGGCTTTACTAAAATAGATATAGATGGAAAAGGAGTAGGAAAAGATATAGATTTTGCAGATGAAATAAACAGATATCTTTATAAAGATAGAGATGGAAATATATTTGAAAAATTACCATTGTATAGGAAAGTATTAATAAAATCTTCAAAAGAAGCTAATAAAATAATAAAGATAGATAATTTTAAAGAGGGAAATCACGGAATATGGTTAGAATTAGAGCCACCATATATATTGAAAAATGGAAAAATAAGTAATGGAGTAAGAGAAGAGGAGTTATCAAAAGTAAAAGAGATAGAGGAAAATAGTTATATAAAGCTAGATGAGAGAATAGAGAATGGATTTTTATTTATTCAATCAGATGAATTATTAAGCTTAAAGACGAAAGCTGAAAATGAAAAAGAGGAAGAGGAAAAAGAAAAAGCAGAGGAAGCAGTAGCAGAAAATGAAAAAAGTGAAAGTAAAAAAAGAGAGAGGAAAAAAGATAAAGATGGAAGTTCATCAAGCGGAGCAAGTCAAAGTCTAATGGGAATAAAATATGTATGTCAGGGAGCAAAATTAAAATGTCCATTTGGAAGTAGCAGTGGGAGTTTAACAGTAATGCAAAATATGAAAGTAACAATAGGCGGGCAGCTGGTAGCGACAATGATGGATAATAAACCAATGGCAAATATATCTCCATTTGGGCAATGTAAAAGCATGGCAAATCCACAAGTAGCAGCAGCAACAGCGGCAGCGAATGGGAAATTACAACCAATGCCGTGTATTCCGCAAGTAGTAGCACCTTGGAGTAATCCGCATCAAAAAGTAACGATAGGGTATATACCAGTATTAACAGATAAATCAATGTGTAGTTGCATGTGGGCTGGGATGATAACCATTAGTAAACCAGGTCAAGAGAAAGTAAAAGGATAA